ATATCCGCCGATGAAACCTCTTCGACTCAAGTCGAACGCGACCCAGGCGTTCCTCGCCTTTTTTTGCATTGCCTGATCGCCGCTCGCCGACTTTACGTACACAACCCAGGAAGCGCCCGCTGACGCTCGCCTCCAACGGCCGACCACACCCCACGACTGGTCAAACACTGCGCCGCGCAATGGCTCTACGCCAGCGCTGACGTCTCATTAGGCACCATCCGCTGGTGCATCCCCGACGGGCACGGGATAACGGCCTTCGCTAATTTGGTCAGTGATGAGGTGCGGATTGGATCCACCGCAGTTAACTATTTATGAAACCTGTGCTTAAGATCCACGAGCCTCGGCCGACTATATTAACTTGAGGAGCTTGAATTAGCTCTAATCACCTTTCAGTGAAAGGTTGGTATAAATTTGGAGTTAGCAAGTGACGTTAAGCCTAAACTGCAAAGCTATAATTATTGTGCTGTCCTTTGTCTTGTCAGATTTGGCTGTTGCTGAAGATCTTAAAGTATACAATTTCTCGCCTGTTAACCAATATAATCTTAATCTTTCAGCAGGTTTTTGGAATCCAATCATAAGGTATGTGTCCGAAAAAAGCGGAGTGAATCTCACTCTGAAGTTAGGGCGAACATCCTCTGATACAACAAGTTATGTACTCGCGCAAGAAGTTGATTTCGCTTTTACCAACCATCTTTTTAGCCCCGAGCGCGAGAAGATGGGCTGGAAGGTATTTGGTCGCCGTGACGCGCCTTCTCTCGAAGGACAAATCGTAGTACCTGCCGACTCGCCAATCCACAGCCTTTCGGAACTAGAAGGCAAGGAAATAGTTTATCCGGGACCAGAAGCTTTCATTGCTTATAAAGTCACAAGCTTAGAGTTGGTAAAGAAAGGGATAAATACTTTTACTGTGTTTGCAGGAAACATGGATGGCGCTTTCAGCCAACTGCTCAGTGGTAAGGCCCAAGCGATGGGGGTCAATTCACAGCTTGTAAGCGGCTACACTGAGAGAGAAGGTAAGTCGTTCCGCGTACTTTGGAGTTCGTCCTCGTTCAATGATTTAGCCCTTATGGCATCCCCTCGAGTATCTGAAAAAGAACTTGATGCAGTAGCAAGCGCATTCTTTAATATGCAACATGATGCCTACGGTAGCAAAATTCTTCTTGAGGCGGCCGAGTTAGTCCATGCACCGACCCCTGTTACCTTCATTCCTGCCACGGAAGCGGATTATGCTTCCTATCGTGATTTTTACAATAGCTTGCCAGCAAACCGTAAGTAAATAATTTTAAATTTAGCTGGAGGGGCTGTTAGTGAATTTCTATAAAAGCCTGCTGCCCAAATCACTGACGTCGCGAATATTGGGGATGTTATCTATTTTGATACTGGCCTTTCTTACGACTGGCCTGGGTCTGTTTTATAAAAATCAGATGCTCCAGCATATTGAAGAGATACAAGACACCGCTAACATGCTGATAGAGGTTGTCGCCCAAGCTGTGGAGGAAAGTGTAGTAATTGGCGATTACGATACAATCAAAAGAACCCTCGAAAAAACCTTGGCTCGCTCGCCTTTCAAGTCGGCCATTTTTATTGACCTGTCGGGTGGCGTCATTCGCCTGCAGGCACCCAGTGCGCCTCTTGGAAGAGCCCCAGCGTGGATAGAGTCCGAAGTCGCTGCCAGGTTATTCGATGTCAATCGTCCGATAACTATCGGGGGGAAAGATTATGGCGTGATGCGTCTGTCTTTTAATGCCGAGAGAATTGCTTCTGAACTCTACAGCCTGGTGGTACAGGCTACGCTATTGGCAGTGTTTTTTTTACTTATCAGCCTGATTTTGATGGGGTTCATGATCAAGCGTTCGCTTGCACATCTAGGCAAGCTTCATTCTTATGAGGCGGAAATCTCGTCAGGCGCTGTGGCAGCAGAAGATATGTTGGTCGCTGATGCTCCGATGGAAATACAGGAGGCTATAAAAGCGGTAAACCGTACTGCAGCGAGTATGCGCAATCATTTTGGCCAGCGTATCGAATCGTTGATGAATACCTTGGTGCAGCATAAAAATGCCTTGGATGAGGTCTCAATAGTTTGCGAAGTTTTGGCCTCTGGCCGTATCACCTATGTTAACGACCGATTCGTAACAAGCTCACAGCATTCGCGAGCTGAGCTTTTAGAGTTGACGATCAATGAAGTCTGGACCGGCATGTCTTCAGCCAGTCAGCCGTGGCAATGGGCACCTGAAAAGGAGGTTTGGAACGGTGAGGTCAGGCTCTCAGGTCGTACAGGTAAGGAGGAATGGCATCGACGCACCGTCATACCTATTCTCGATGACAAGGGCGGCGTTGAAAAATATATTTGCATCGATATCGATATTACAGATCGAAAAGAGTTTGAGGTCGCGATTCTAGATAACTCTAGAAGGCAAAACCTTATCGCCTTGTTTGGCCAGCAGGCATTGACAGAAGAAAACGTCAGTGCTCTAGGTGAACTGGCAGCACTTACTGCGGCGCAAGGGTTGAAATTGAGCAACGCCGCTTTATTAGTCGTTGATCGCGCGAGTCACGGGATCATCCTCAAAGCTGAGGTTGGGTTGACCAACTTTGAAATCTGTGATGGTAATAATAATGAATTTTTGAAAGGTATTGCTTCTTCTACTGGATTTACCATCAATCCTGATATGCGTGATATGCGTGATATGCGTGATATGCGTGATACGCCTGATACTATGTACACGTTGCTTCCTGGTGATGCAGTGGACGCTTACGGTATTAGAAGTGGTATAGAGGTTGATATATCTTGCAGGGAGGTTTTTAAGGGCGTTCTTGGAGTTTATGCCAGCACTGACTACTCATTTACACGTGAAGATGTTAGTTACATTCAAACATTGGCAAACCTATTGGCTGCCGCGCTTGAAAGGGATGACGCAAAGAAAAAGCTAACCTATCTGGCCGAAAATGATTCGCTCACCAATTTGCCTAATCGCTGGTTTCTCAACAATTACCTGCGCGGGGCAATCAGTCGTGAAGCGTCAGGGTCAACGCCAGATGCAATAAGCGTCATCTTCATCGATTTGGACAGATTCAAAACCGTAAACGACACCATGGGGCATTCTGCAGGTGATGAATTGCTTGTACAGGCGAGTCGACGCTTGGAAGCGTACATTGATGAGAATAGTATGGTTGCGCGGTTGGGAGGCGATGAGTTTTCGATCGTGGTCACACATCGTGTTTATTCGGAGAGCTTCATCAAATCTCTTGCGACCCATGTTGTTGAAGCGTTGGGCAAGCCGTTTAACCTTCGCGGCCAGGATATATTTGTTTCAGCGAGTGTAGGCATCGCTAATTATCCATTTGATGGGAGTGACGCTGGCGTTATCCTCAAGAATGCTGATACAGCCATGTACAATGCGAAAAAAAGTGGCCGTAATAATTTTAAGTTTTACAATTCCGAGATGAACGAAAGTGCAATCAAGCGCTTGCAAACTGAAACGCTATTGCGCGGCGCGCTTGATCGCGATGAGTTTATTCTGCATTTTCAGCCAAAGGTCAGCCTCACAGATGGCAGGATAAGTGGTTTGGAGGCTTTATTGCGGTGGAATCATCCAGAACAAGGCCTGGTTTCTCCCGCTGACTTTATCCCTATGCTTGAGGACACTGGGCTGATAATTCCTGTAGGCGAATGGGTTATCCGCAAAGTCTGTGAAACCATAAAAAGCTGGGAAGAGAAAAATTTAAGAGTGGTACCGATCGCAATCAACCTGTCAGCCAGGCAGCTTCAGGTAAAAGGCCTGGCTAGAATCGTCAAGCATATTTTGGAAGAGTACGGTATCAACCCCGCTCTTTTAGAATTCGAGCTTACCGAATCAGTGTTAATGATTGATCCCGAATCGGCGGTCGAAATACTTCGAGATATAAAGTCGTTTGGTATCGGTCTTTCGGTCGATGACTTCGGAACGGGCTATTCCAGTTTAGCCTACTTGAAGCGATTTCCTATTGATACCCTCAAAATCGATAGAATGTTCATAAAAGATATAATAAGCAATCATGAGGACGCGGCTATTACCAGAGCGGTAATAGTATTGGCGCACGAATTGGATCTGGAAGTCATTGCGGAAGGTGTCGAAACATTCGATCAGCTAGAGCTGCTTGTCAAACATGGTTGCGATCAAATACAGGGTTATCTATTTAGTAAGCCTGTAACTATTGATGAGTGTGCTGCCATGATTAAATCGTCACGTAGCTTGGATATAAAATTTTCTGAAAATGGTTTTGCGTAAATTAGTCCGAAAATCCACGATTGGTTTGATGTTCCTTACCCCGTCACGTGCGCATTGCATTGGCGGAAAAAGCCCTGCTGGCCCAAGTCGAGTTCGCAACTGTGAATCTGTGGACAGGGCAGCACAAGAGCGCAAAGTCTCTGGCTTTCAATTATTTCGGAACGCTTCCGGTATTGGAGTTGGGTGAGGGCACGCTGGCAGCTCATCCAGACTATGGAAGATCGCCAGCCCACGCTGGCGAGCGATCTCCACCATGAAGTCTGCACCCCGAGACTTGCCACCGATGCGCAGCACGGCATCACAGCGCTCCAGCAGCCTTATGGAATACTCATGAAAACGGGCTTCATACACAGGATCGCCAATGCGGTTGGAGCCCGCAAGTTTTACTAACGGCAATGCCACCCACTCCGCAACCAGCGCAAAGTGCCCTGCCTCAAGCAGCGCGCCCGCGCATTCCTGCATTGCTTGCACGTTGGCGGCCAAGGCATCGGGGTCGTCATCCGTGCCACCCCTGTAAGGACCTGCGACCAAAATCATCAGACTTGCCGAGGGCGGCGGCGTCAGGGCAGGTGAGGGCGGCATCAGCCGCTGGAGATACTGCAGGAGAATGATCGTTTTGCCGTCCATTATTCTCCCGTCTTCAACCATTTCAATGGCGACATCGACAGGCAACTCCAACACTTCGATATCTTCCCCTTCCTGCTCCAAGCCCCCTCCTGCATTTACGCGGTCTTGCGCATGGTACTCGCCCACAAAAAAATGCAGACGCTCGGTGACCGACCCTGGGCTCATGAAAGCCTCATAGACCTTTCGCACTGATTTGACGCGGTAACCGGTCTCTTCTTCCGCCTCCATCCGAATACGCTCTTCTGGCCCCGCGTTGTCCAGCAGACCGGCGGCGGCCTCGATCAGATAGCCGTCGTGACCGTTGACGAACGCGGGCATGCGGAATTGGCGGATGAGGATAACGGTGCGATTGGCAAGGTTGTACAGGCCGATCGTGGCCCCGTTTCCTCGGTCATAGACTTCACGGGCTAAGGTTTGCCAACTGCCGTCACGGCGCAGCAACTCGAACTCGACTTTCTGGAGAATGAACCAGTTATCCGAGAGGATCTGGCGCTTTAAAATTCGAACATTGAAGTGGTCCATCACAGCCCCTTGGCATTCATTGATTATCGTGCATAATCGTGAAATATCATGCAAAGGATTGATCATGTTAACGCAGCAGCGCAAGCATTTTTTAACTGAACGGCTGGAGCAGGACGGCCAACTGTTGGCTAAGCCGCTCAGCGTCGAACTTGGGGTTTCCGAAGATACGATTCGCCGCGACTTGAGAGAAATGGCCAAAGCCGGACTGCTGACGAGGGTACACGGCGGGGCTTTGCCCGCTTCCCTGGCGATGGGTGATTTGACGCAGCGTCAGACCATCGAGCCGAGGCAAAAAGAAGCGATCGGGCGCATGGCTGCGCAGATGGTTCAGCCGGGGCACGTGGTGATCCTTGATGGCGGCACAACCTGTGCCCAGGTTGCACGACATCTGCCTTTGACGCTTCAGGCAACCGTAGTGACTCACTGCCCTGCGATTGCAGTAGCGCTCAGCGGGCATGTGAAGATTGAAGTCATCATGCTCGGCGGCCGGCTTTACCGGCACTCAATGGTGGGAACGGGGGCGGCGACTCTGGAAGCAATCAGTCGGGTTCGTGCCGATCTCTATTTCATGGGGGTGTGCAGCGTTCATCCAACGGCGGGACTGACGACGGGTGATTACGAGGAAGCGGTCATAAAACGCGCGTTATGCCATGCGGCTGCGCAAACCATGGTGCTGGCTTCTGCAGAAAAGATAGAAACGGCTTCGCCCTATGTGGTGGTCACACTCGCAGAAGTGACAGGCCTCGTGGTTACTCGCGATGTGCCGGATCGGCTGTTGGCCCCGTATCGGCAAATGGGCTTGCAAATCCATCAAGCGAAGGTATGAGCGATCGCTCTGCATCGGTTGTAATAAGCTCTGCCCGCTGCCTTCATTGCCATATTTACAGCTATCGACCAGAGGCAGTCATCGAGAAAGGATAAATAAATGGACAGCAGCGCGAGACCTTTACGAGCTTCATGTCATTGTGGATCGGTACAACTCAAAGTACGACTTACCGAAGGACTCACTACCGCACGACGCTGTAATTGCTCTTATTGCCGCATGAGGGGCGCCGTGGCTGTATCAGCAGAGCTCCAGGACATAGAGGTCACTGCTGGCGAAGAATTGCTTACGCTCTATCAGTTCAACACCCTGCAAGCCAAACACTATTTCTGCTCAAAGTGTGGGATATACACACATCATCAGCGCCGGTCTAACCCAAAGCAATATGGGATTAATGCAGCGTGCCTGGAAGGGGTCAGTCCATTTGATTTTGGAGAGGTGCCAGTGAACGAGGGGCGAATCCATCCAAAGGATCAGTCAGAGGAGGGCGGCCCCACCATTGCTGGATATCTGCGATATCTTTCTAATACTGCTGACTGAGCAAAACATCACGATGTCGCTCGGTATCTCAACGGCTGTTTCTGGTCGAAAGCGACGGGGTGACTTTCCTGTCTCAGTTGCTTGGTCACGCTTCAGTTTGCTCGGCCTGTCTCTGCCGGTATAAGGCTGTCAAAAACCAGATCGAGCAAGTCGAGTTTGTCGACTAAGGCGTCGGCTACGCGTACAGGATTGGTATCACTGAAATAGTCGTCGAGGCTGTCGGGAAGTAAGGTGCTTTGGCCTCAAGGTCCGCTTTGTATCAAGGGTTTAATTACCAACCCCTGAGTTAATCACGTCGGAAATAATGGCAAAACTGCATTGAGGTATAGCCTTTGGAATTTGAGGCTTCAGCTAACCATTGGCTGGCAAACAATTGTTGAGGTGCTGACGATGACCCGATTACGGATCGGTAAAAATTGACTTAAGTGGGGTGGCAAGCGCTGAAGAACTACATTGTGTCTTGAGGGGTGCGCTGGGATTTCCTGGATGGCAGGGCTGTAATTGGGATGCTTTCTGGGACGCAATTACGGGGCTGATTGAAATGCCCCGTGCGTCTGCGGATTTCAGGACAGAATATGTTATCCCCATTGCTGCCGGTATCGACAGGCAGAAATCGGCCAAAAGTGGACATTACTGACTATTCGTAGCCTTGGAATTTCAAAAGATATGTTCTAACTTCATCTGTGCTGATTACTCAATATTTCTGAACATGCTACATTGGGAAAATTAAATCAGAACTTTCTACCTTATTAGCACTGCGCATGAAATCAACAAACGCACGCAGCTTGCCTGGCATGTGTTTACGATGCGGGTAGTAAAGATGAAACGCATCGTCCATGCCGCTGTGCTGCTTCAATATCTGACTAAGTGTACCGTTCTCTAACTCTTTCTTCGCGAAGCCCTCGAAAACGAAACCAATGCCTTGGCCTTGTATTGCCGCATCAAGGACGGATCTCATTTCGTCAAAAATAAAACGCCCTTGAACATCGATTTGAACCATTTGCCCGCCATCTTCGAATTTCCATTCAAAGAACCTTCCGCCAACTGAATACCGCTGGCGAATGCAGTTGTGCTTCAGCAGTTGCTCAAGTGTCTGTGGCTCGACCAGCGTGCTGAAGTAATCCGGCGCAGCCACCACAATTCTTTTTTGTGCCGCTCCCAACTGCACCGCGACCATGTCGTTTTGCACTTTTTTCCCCATGCGCATGCCGATATCGAAACCGGCATTAACGATATCGCCAAGTTGGTTGTCCAGTGATACCTCGACATTGATCAGCGGGAATTTTTCCATGAAGGCGGTTAGATGCGGTTCGATCAAGATGCGGTATGCAACGTACGAAGAGTTGAGGCGCACTGTGCCAGATGGTTGATCAGTCGCCAGCAATACTTGTGACAAGGAGTCTCTGATCAAGGCAAGCGCTGGTGCCAATGCTGCGTTCAATGACGCGCCTGCCTCGGTCAGGCTGACACTGCGGGTTGTTCGATTGAATAGCCGCACATTGAGTTGCGCTTCCACACTTTTGATCGTGCGTGATACCGCCGTTGGCGTGACACCGATTTCTGCGGCGGCGCGAGCGAAGTTCAAGTGCCTGGCGGCAGCCTCGAAGGTTAAAAGACCTGGGAAATGCACCGGCGGTAAAGGAAGTGAACCCTCTATGCCCTCCGCGCGCGTCGGGCTCTGCATTATGACCTTTTTGCTCATACTGTATCCACGCCTATGACTATTTACGTCATTATCATTGGCCTCCATAGTTGATATAGCAAGGAGTTTCATCCGGCAGAACAGTTATCACTAGGAATCACAATGACATTCAACAGCCCATCAACGGATCTTTTCACTCCAATGACGTTAGGGGCCTTATCTCTGGCTAACCGTATTGTCATGGCCCCGTTAACGCGCAGCCGCATGGGGCCAGAAGGCGTCCCCAACGAAATGCACGCTCGCTACTACGCACAACGTGCCAGCGCCGGTTTGATCATTAGTGAAGCGACCAATATTTCCGCGCAAGCGCGGGGGTATGCACTGACGCCAGGCATCTGGACTGATGAGCACGTAGCAGGCTGGAAACTGGTAACAGATGCGGTGCATGCCGCTGGTGGACTTATTGTTTGCCAACTGTGGCATGTGGGGCGCTTTTCGCATGTGGACCTGCAGCCCGATGGCACGGCACCGGTAGCGCCCTCGGCGATTAAAGCCGAAGGCCAGACCTTCACTGAAAATGGAATGATGGACGTCTCCATGCCGCGAGCACTGGAGACATCCGAGATCCCAGGCATTATCGAGCAGTACCGACACGCCGCCGCATGCGCAAAACGCGCCGGCTTCGATGGTGTTGAAGTTCACTCTGCCAATAGCTATTTGCTCGATCAGTTCCTGCGCGACTCTACCAATCAGCGAACCGACCAATATGGTGGTTCGATAGAGAATCGCACACGCCTCACACTGGAAGTAACCGCAACAGTCGTCGAGATCTGGGGTCACGACCGCGTTGGCATTCGCCTCTCTCCCGTAACGCCAGATGCCGGCAACACGCCCTTGGACAGCCAGGTAATGCAAACCTATGGCTATCTGATTGAGCAACTCAATCGCTTCCAGCTCGCCTATATGCATTTTGTCGAGGGGGCTACCGCTACGTCACGCACTGTTCCCGAGAACGTAGATCTCGATGCGCTACGTGCACGGTTCAAAGGCCCATACATCGGCAACAACAATTACGACATCGAACTGGCCGTTACCCGCCGCTCTGAAGGCAAGGTCGATGCAGTGGCTTTTGGTCGCCCGTTTATTGCCAATCCGGATTTGGTGCGTCGATTAAAAGAAGGTGCAGAACTCGCTGTTGCGCCACGCGAAGCCTATTACGGCAACGGCGCCAAGGGTTACACCGATTGGCCTGCGCTCGTTGGATAAGCCAACTGGGCAACACTTCAAAAGTCAGACCTTGGGTCCCAGCAATGGACGCCGCTGCGGAGGGTCGCAGGGGTTGATTTCAATGCCAGCCAGAAGTGGCCGGTTTTTTTAACACGACTCCAATTAACAACCAGGATTACACACATGAACAAACCTACTTATGTGCCGGAATATCAAGCCATCGTTGAAGTACTGAACAAATACAACGAAGGCTGCAAGCAGGCCAAAAGCAGCATCATGAAGCCAGCTTTCAGTGAGCAGGCAACGATGTTTAGCGTCGATGGCGACGGTAAACTGGTCGGCGGCCCGATTCAGACATTGTTCGATGGCATTGACAGCGTGTTCCGCCCGTCGCCTGAAGCTCAAGGTGTAATCGTCAACATCGACATCTTAGGCACCGCTGCCAGCGCGCGCATCGACACCAATGACGTATCGGGCTTTTGCTTTACAGATTTCTTCCACCTGCTGAAAGTCGATGGCAAGTGGACGGTCGTCAGCAAGATCTTCCACACCCACGTCGCGCCTTGAATATCTACCTTCCCTGAGCACGCGGCAGATGAGGGTTTGAACCCTATCTGCCGTGTTTTTCGTTGCAGCCGAGCGGCGCTGCAACTGTGTGTCCGGCACGCGGCCTGAAATCCACTGACTTCGATCGCCTGACCGCAGGCGCAACAAAGTAATACAACAGGCCGCTATGTAATGACGCGCACACTCAGGCGATAAAAAGGAAACATCGTGAAACCTCTCACTTCCGCTTTCTCCCTTTCCGTTGTGGCCCTGTCGCCTGGTAGCGCCTCTGCAGCCGAACGGCCCGGCGTCGAACGCAACGTAGCAAAATTCTTGCAGTCCCTTGAGGGCGGCCAAACGCTCGACAGCATGCCGCCGACCGATGCTCGCGTCGCGCTGGCGGGTGCCCAGGCCGCCTCCAACGTGGCCTTGCCCGCAGCTGAGGTCAGCGAGAAGACGATTCGTGTCAATGACCGCGACCTGAAGCTGACCATCGTGCGCCCGGCCGGCAGCCAACAGAAGACCCTGCCGGCGTTCATGTACTTCCACGGCGGGGGCTGGGTGCTGGGCGACTTCCCAACACACGAACGGCTACTTCCTGACCCAAGACCTCATGGTGTGGTTCTGGGACAACTACACAACTGACGCCCAGGCACGCAAGCAGATTTACGCATCGCCGCTGCAGGCGACGCCCGAGCAGTTGAAAGGCTTGCCGCCGACGTTGATCCAGACTGCTGAATTCGATGTGCTGCGCGATGAAGCCGAAGCTTACGGCCGCAAGCTCGCCGCTGCGGGTGTGCAGGTGAAGTCGGTGCGCTACAACGGCATGATTCACGATTTTGGGCTATCGAACGCGTTCAACCATTTGCCGGCAGTGCAAAGCGCGATCGCGCAAGCATCGCAAGAACTCAAGACGAACCTAAGCCAGTAATTGCAAAAGCATCAGCGCAGCCGAGATCGGCATAAACATTTCAAATGCCTTCTTCAATCAATTGCGGTGACCTGCTCCGAAGGTGAGCGGACAGCTCAGTGCTTGAGCGGTGGGTCAGCATCGTCAGCGCAGTTGATTACAACCGTTGGAGTGGCTGGGTCGGAACTCGCAGCACGAGTGGGTCAAAGCTACTGGAATTAATTGTCAGAACTACAAGCGCCCACATAAATCGCATAAAGACGACAGCCTCGTTCAGAAACATCTAGCATATCTGCAGTGAACCGCTTGGCTTACTGCCCCTGGATTCAACCTATGTTTTTCACACTGTGCGCCAGAGGCGGCCGGTCATCGATGCGGTGGGTATGAAAGCGCTGTCATGTTGCCCGCAGAGCCGACGAGCGTGCCGTCCAGGTCAAAAATGATTGCGTCTGTCTCTACCGGATGGGCAATTTTCAGGTCGTTTATCGACATGGAATTTACTCACGTTTTGCAGGGTGCCTTTTAGATTGCAGGGCTCTGGGAGTAGCTTCGTTTGCTGCGCATCAGCACATACACCGCAGCGGATGCGAGTAGCGAGAACGTAGCGGTAATCACAAATGCGCCCGCGAATCCCTGGCTGTAACTCTGCTGAGCGAGCCCATTCAGTGTTTCGGTTAAGTCGTGGGGATACATCGAGATAGCACGTTCGAAGTCGCCTGCCATGACGTATTCGAAAAATCCGGGTTTAGCAGAAACCCCCGCGTCTATCAGTCTGCTTTCAATCGCAGATTTCACTCCGCTGGCTAGTACCGCTCCCAGTCCGGCGAAACCCAGCAATATGCCGGTG
The DNA window shown above is from Pseudomonas sp. BSw22131 and carries:
- a CDS encoding phosphate/phosphite/phosphonate ABC transporter substrate-binding protein, with the protein product MTLSLNCKAIIIVLSFVLSDLAVAEDLKVYNFSPVNQYNLNLSAGFWNPIIRYVSEKSGVNLTLKLGRTSSDTTSYVLAQEVDFAFTNHLFSPEREKMGWKVFGRRDAPSLEGQIVVPADSPIHSLSELEGKEIVYPGPEAFIAYKVTSLELVKKGINTFTVFAGNMDGAFSQLLSGKAQAMGVNSQLVSGYTEREGKSFRVLWSSSSFNDLALMASPRVSEKELDAVASAFFNMQHDAYGSKILLEAAELVHAPTPVTFIPATEADYASYRDFYNSLPANRK
- a CDS encoding sensor domain-containing protein; this encodes MNFYKSLLPKSLTSRILGMLSILILAFLTTGLGLFYKNQMLQHIEEIQDTANMLIEVVAQAVEESVVIGDYDTIKRTLEKTLARSPFKSAIFIDLSGGVIRLQAPSAPLGRAPAWIESEVAARLFDVNRPITIGGKDYGVMRLSFNAERIASELYSLVVQATLLAVFFLLISLILMGFMIKRSLAHLGKLHSYEAEISSGAVAAEDMLVADAPMEIQEAIKAVNRTAASMRNHFGQRIESLMNTLVQHKNALDEVSIVCEVLASGRITYVNDRFVTSSQHSRAELLELTINEVWTGMSSASQPWQWAPEKEVWNGEVRLSGRTGKEEWHRRTVIPILDDKGGVEKYICIDIDITDRKEFEVAILDNSRRQNLIALFGQQALTEENVSALGELAALTAAQGLKLSNAALLVVDRASHGIILKAEVGLTNFEICDGNNNEFLKGIASSTGFTINPDMRDMRDMRDMRDTPDTMYTLLPGDAVDAYGIRSGIEVDISCREVFKGVLGVYASTDYSFTREDVSYIQTLANLLAAALERDDAKKKLTYLAENDSLTNLPNRWFLNNYLRGAISREASGSTPDAISVIFIDLDRFKTVNDTMGHSAGDELLVQASRRLEAYIDENSMVARLGGDEFSIVVTHRVYSESFIKSLATHVVEALGKPFNLRGQDIFVSASVGIANYPFDGSDAGVILKNADTAMYNAKKSGRNNFKFYNSEMNESAIKRLQTETLLRGALDRDEFILHFQPKVSLTDGRISGLEALLRWNHPEQGLVSPADFIPMLEDTGLIIPVGEWVIRKVCETIKSWEEKNLRVVPIAINLSARQLQVKGLARIVKHILEEYGINPALLEFELTESVLMIDPESAVEILRDIKSFGIGLSVDDFGTGYSSLAYLKRFPIDTLKIDRMFIKDIISNHEDAAITRAVIVLAHELDLEVIAEGVETFDQLELLVKHGCDQIQGYLFSKPVTIDECAAMIKSSRSLDIKFSENGFA
- a CDS encoding NUDIX hydrolase encodes the protein MDHFNVRILKRQILSDNWFILQKVEFELLRRDGSWQTLAREVYDRGNGATIGLYNLANRTVILIRQFRMPAFVNGHDGYLIEAAAGLLDNAGPEERIRMEAEEETGYRVKSVRKVYEAFMSPGSVTERLHFFVGEYHAQDRVNAGGGLEQEGEDIEVLELPVDVAIEMVEDGRIMDGKTIILLQYLQRLMPPSPALTPPPSASLMILVAGPYRGGTDDDPDALAANVQAMQECAGALLEAGHFALVAEWVALPLVKLAGSNRIGDPVYEARFHEYSIRLLERCDAVLRIGGKSRGADFMVEIARQRGLAIFHSLDELPACPHPTPIPEAFRNN
- a CDS encoding DeoR/GlpR family DNA-binding transcription regulator gives rise to the protein MLTQQRKHFLTERLEQDGQLLAKPLSVELGVSEDTIRRDLREMAKAGLLTRVHGGALPASLAMGDLTQRQTIEPRQKEAIGRMAAQMVQPGHVVILDGGTTCAQVARHLPLTLQATVVTHCPAIAVALSGHVKIEVIMLGGRLYRHSMVGTGAATLEAISRVRADLYFMGVCSVHPTAGLTTGDYEEAVIKRALCHAAAQTMVLASAEKIETASPYVVVTLAEVTGLVVTRDVPDRLLAPYRQMGLQIHQAKV
- a CDS encoding GFA family protein, with amino-acid sequence MDSSARPLRASCHCGSVQLKVRLTEGLTTARRCNCSYCRMRGAVAVSAELQDIEVTAGEELLTLYQFNTLQAKHYFCSKCGIYTHHQRRSNPKQYGINAACLEGVSPFDFGEVPVNEGRIHPKDQSEEGGPTIAGYLRYLSNTAD
- a CDS encoding barstar family protein, yielding MASAEELHCVLRGALGFPGWQGCNWDAFWDAITGLIEMPRASADFRTEYVIPIAAGIDRQKSAKSGHY
- a CDS encoding LysR family transcriptional regulator, whose amino-acid sequence is MSKKVIMQSPTRAEGIEGSLPLPPVHFPGLLTFEAAARHLNFARAAAEIGVTPTAVSRTIKSVEAQLNVRLFNRTTRSVSLTEAGASLNAALAPALALIRDSLSQVLLATDQPSGTVRLNSSYVAYRILIEPHLTAFMEKFPLINVEVSLDNQLGDIVNAGFDIGMRMGKKVQNDMVAVQLGAAQKRIVVAAPDYFSTLVEPQTLEQLLKHNCIRQRYSVGGRFFEWKFEDGGQMVQIDVQGRFIFDEMRSVLDAAIQGQGIGFVFEGFAKKELENGTLSQILKQHSGMDDAFHLYYPHRKHMPGKLRAFVDFMRSANKVESSDLIFPM
- a CDS encoding alkene reductase codes for the protein MTFNSPSTDLFTPMTLGALSLANRIVMAPLTRSRMGPEGVPNEMHARYYAQRASAGLIISEATNISAQARGYALTPGIWTDEHVAGWKLVTDAVHAAGGLIVCQLWHVGRFSHVDLQPDGTAPVAPSAIKAEGQTFTENGMMDVSMPRALETSEIPGIIEQYRHAAACAKRAGFDGVEVHSANSYLLDQFLRDSTNQRTDQYGGSIENRTRLTLEVTATVVEIWGHDRVGIRLSPVTPDAGNTPLDSQVMQTYGYLIEQLNRFQLAYMHFVEGATATSRTVPENVDLDALRARFKGPYIGNNNYDIELAVTRRSEGKVDAVAFGRPFIANPDLVRRLKEGAELAVAPREAYYGNGAKGYTDWPALVG
- a CDS encoding nuclear transport factor 2 family protein, which translates into the protein MNKPTYVPEYQAIVEVLNKYNEGCKQAKSSIMKPAFSEQATMFSVDGDGKLVGGPIQTLFDGIDSVFRPSPEAQGVIVNIDILGTAASARIDTNDVSGFCFTDFFHLLKVDGKWTVVSKIFHTHVAP